Proteins encoded in a region of the Triplophysa dalaica isolate WHDGS20190420 chromosome 10, ASM1584641v1, whole genome shotgun sequence genome:
- the LOC130430145 gene encoding galactose-specific lectin nattectin-like, protein MAVMRGLVLLFLVFSVDNEAADDCSFGWTLFGVKCFKFFPQTFDWVTAEKNCQSLDGNLASVRRPQQNDFLLSLVPVNTRVWIGGHDGEIENQWLWSDGSRFIYTNWCKTEPSNTGGSEHCLEINLSNNRCWNDEACSTTLAYICARKP, encoded by the exons atGGCAGTGATGAGAGGTCTTGTGCTTCTTTTCTTGGTCTTTTCTGTGGACAATGAAGCAg cTGACGACTGTTCATTTGGATGGACACTTTTTGGAGTTAAATGCTTCAAGTTCTTCCCCCAGACATTTGACTGGGTCACAGCAGAG AAAAATTGTCAAAGCCTTGATGGAAATCTTGCGTCTGTGCGCAGGCCACAACAAAATGATTTTCTCCTGAGTCTGGTACCTGTTAACACACGTGTTTGGATTGGAGGTCATGATGGtgaaatt GAAAATCAATGGCTGTGGAGTGACGGATCCCGATTTATCTACACCAACTGGTGCAAAACAGAACCTAGCAATACGGGTGGTTCTGAGCACTGCCTGGAGATAAACTTGAGCA ATAACCGTTGCTGGAACGATGAAGCCTGTAGTACCACACTAGCTTACATTTGTGCTCGAAAACCCTGA
- the LOC130430144 gene encoding putative nuclease HARBI1 has translation MKAQNCVFLSALTMACPFLRDVVDEEALVLRRAFRRERVFRDRLDPLAFPDDHLYERYRFSADGIRYLCRLLGPRIKHRTARSHALSVEQMVCVALRFFASGAFLYSVGDAEQLNKATICRTIRSVCLAIKALADVFISFPGHRRLCDIKEEFYRIAGFPNVIGAVDCTHIRIKAPSGAHEADFVNRKSFHSINVQMVCNADCVISNVVAKWPGSVHDSRIFRASEIYQCLSQGEFSGVLLGDRGYGCQPFLLTPFTDPQEEQQAFNHAHARTRARVEMTFGLLKARFHCLHKLRVSPVRACDITVACAVLHNVACLRKERTPRVPPAMDWDNPAIFPDDDSGRLLRDQYVLNYFS, from the exons ATGAAGGCCCAAAATTGTGTGTTCCTTTCTGCTCTGACAATGGCATGCCCATTCTTGCGAGATGTGGTGGATGAAGAAGCACTTGTGCTGAGGAGAGCCTTCAGGCGAGAAAGGGTCTTCAGGGACCGGTTGGACCCACTGGCCTTCCCTGATGACCATCTATATGAAAGATACAGGTTTTCTGCAGATGGCATCAGGTATCTATGCAGACTACTGGGTCCCAGGATTAAGCACCGCACTGCACGGAGCCATGCACTGAGTGTGGAGCAAATGGTTTGTGTGGCCTTGCGCTTTTTTGCTAGTGGAGCCTTCCTGTACTCAGTGGGGGATGCAGAACAGCTGAACAAGGCCACAATTTGCCGCACAATAAGGAGTGTGTGTCTGGCTATCAAAGCATTAGCAGATGTCTTCATCTCCTTCCCTGGCCACAGAAGACTATGTGACATCAAAGAGGAGTTCTATAGGATTGCAG GTTTCCCCAATGTCATTGGTGCAGTGGACTGCACACACATAAGGATAAAAGCCCCCTCAGGTGCCCATGAGGCCGATTTTGTGAATAGGAAATCCTTTCACAGCATTAATGTTCAG ATGGTCTGCAATGCTGACTGTGTGATCAGCAATGTTGTGGCAAAATGGCCTGGCTCAGTCCATGACTCCAGAATCTTTCGGGCCTCTGAAATCTATCAGTGCCTATCACAAG GTGAATTCTCTGGTGTGTTGCTGGGAGACAGGGGGTATGGCTGCCAGCCTTTTCTCCTGACACCTTTCACAGACCCCCAGGAAGAACAGCAGGCCTTCAACCATGCCCATGCCAGGACCAGGGCCAGagttgaaatgacctttggcctcCTGAAGGCACGCTTTCACTGCCTTCACAAGTTAAGGGTCAGCCCTGTTAGGGCATGTGATATTACTGTGGCTTGTGCTGTCCTCCACAATGTAGCCTGCCTGAGGAAGGAGAGGACCCCCAGAGTGCCACCAGCCATGGACTGGGACAATCCGGCAATCTTCCCTGATGACGACAGTGGTCGGCTGCTGAGGGACCAAtatgtgttgaattattttagttag
- the LOC130430279 gene encoding zinc finger BED domain-containing protein 5-like, producing the protein MCRIMIGDSAAAKLGAVPLSNDTVARRIVDMSNDIREQLIEFVKKSPYYALQLDESTDIAGQAQLLTYVRYLRDKAIEEDVLFCRPLQLHTTGEAIFNVLNIFILENGLAWDRCVGLCTDGAQAMTGRERGLAARVQQVAPLVKWTHCMVHREALAAKKMPVLFDSVLNQSVKMINLIKSRPLNSRLFGVLCQEMGSGHEQLLLHTEVRWLSRGRVLQRLYELHEEMKWFLTEIKSDLAKHLDDTMWLASLSYLVDIFDRLNGLNLSLQGRGTHILILADKVHAFTQKLDLWHGRISQGNCDMFPSLADFITDAGTSHDFSSLFQSASEHLSAMRKQFATYFKEDYRSFAWVRDPFVCTANELSIDMQEQLIELKSDSRLKELFNSCPLSSFWAALMQEYPELCDVAMKILLPFASTYLCEAGFSKMTALKTKYRNRAQIEDDLRLCLSNIEPRIGDLCKAKQAQVSH; encoded by the coding sequence ATGTGCAGAATAATGATAGGCGATAGTGCAGCAGCCAAACTCGGTGCAGTACCACTGTCCAATGACACAGTCGCTAGGAGAATTGTAGACATGTCCAATGATATCAGAGAGCAACTGATCGAGTTTGTAAAAAAGAGTCCTTACTACGCGCTGCAGCTGGACGAATCCACTGATATTGCTGGGCAGGCACAGCTCCTCACCTATGTCAGGTATCTACGGGACAAGGCGATTGAGGAGGATGTACTGTTTTGCCGGCCTCTTCAGTTGCACACTACAGGAGAAGCCATTTTCAATgtccttaatatttttatccttGAAAATGGTTTGGCTTGGGACCGATGCGTTGGCCTATGCACGGATGGTGCGCAAGCAATGACGGGGCGTGAGCGTGGCCTAGCTGCTCGAGTTCAGCAAGTAGCTCCACTTGTGAAATGGACACATTGCATGGTCCATCGCGAAGCACTAGCTGCTAAAAAAATGCCGGTTCTTTTTGACTCCGTGCTGAACCAATCcgtgaaaatgataaatcttaTCAAATCACGGCCGTTAAACTCTCGCTTGTTTGGGGTCCTCTGCCAGGAGATGGGGTCAGGGCACGAACAGCTGCTTCTGCACACTGAAGTTCGCTGGCTCTCCAGGGGGCGGGTGCTACAGCGGTTGTATGAGCTTCATGAGGAGATGAAGTggtttttgacagaaatcaaatcagatCTGGCGAAGCATCTGGATGACACTATGTGGCTTGCGTCTCTGTCCTATTTGGTCGATATATTTGACCGCTTGAATGGCCTCAACCTGTCTTTGCAAGGCCGCGGAACTCATATTTTGATCCTTGCAGACAAAGTGCACGCCTTCACACAAAAACTAGACCTCTGGCATGGCCGCATCAGTCAAGGGAACTGCGACATGTTTCCCAGCCTTGCAGACTTTATCACTGATGCAGGCACGTCACACGATTTCTCATCCCTATTTCAATCAGCGTCTGAGCACCTGTcagcaatgagaaaacaatttgCGACGTACTTTAAAGAGGATTATCGCTCTTTTGCGTGGGTTCGAGATCCGTTTGTGTGCACAGCAAACGAGCTATCAATTGATATGCAGGAACAGCTTATTGAGCTGAAGAGTGACAGTAGACTGAAGGAACTCTTTAACTCCTGCCCTCTTTCGTCATTCTGGGCAGCATTGATGCAGGAATATCCTGAACTCTGTGACGTCGCCATGAAGATTCTCCTTCCTTTCGCGTCGACATATCTGTGTGAGGCAGGATTCTCAAAAATGACTGCACTCAAAACGAAATACCGCAATCGTGCACAAATCGAGGATGATCTGAGACTATGTTTATCAAACATTGAGCCAAGAATTGGGGATCTTTGCAAGGCAAAGCAGGCTCAGGTCTCGCATTAA